In one window of Fictibacillus phosphorivorans DNA:
- a CDS encoding histidine kinase, with translation MNDKQKLLFDNLKNLKDYWVKTSVDSLNPNTDLIWSDNENEYKILQSKIKTQEELVAFAKIQDELIKGVIHSILVMIDGGDELADNYLLDLVDRKTKESLLHDIALHEEFYNYLVDCEEE, from the coding sequence ATGAATGACAAACAAAAGCTACTTTTTGATAATCTAAAGAATTTAAAGGATTATTGGGTAAAAACCTCGGTTGACAGCTTAAATCCCAATACGGATTTAATTTGGTCTGATAATGAAAATGAATATAAAATCCTTCAATCCAAGATAAAAACACAAGAAGAATTGGTTGCATTTGCGAAGATTCAGGATGAATTAATAAAAGGAGTAATTCATTCAATATTAGTTATGATTGATGGTGGAGATGAACTTGCAGATAATTATTTACTTGATTTAGTGGACAGGAAAACAAAAGAGTCACTATTACACGATATTGCTTTACACGAAGAATTTTATAATTATTTAGTTGATTGTGAAGAGGAATGA